A section of the Phaseolus vulgaris cultivar G19833 chromosome 8, P. vulgaris v2.0, whole genome shotgun sequence genome encodes:
- the LOC137823436 gene encoding auxin-responsive protein SAUR71, with the protein MGDVAKKKVVKGLITKTWERWKWIGAGKSSMMMMRRSKSWPGRKGGKKNNSSNSVYVAPQGCFSVYVGPEMQRFFIKTEYANHPLFKMLLEEAESEYGYTSQGPLALPCNVDIFYKVLMEMEYSKKQEKEKDEEEEESRCYCLKRSPSAYRLLRTSSTKR; encoded by the coding sequence ATGGGTGATGTGGCGAAGAAGaaggtggtgaaggggctcATCACGAAAACGTGGGAGCGATGGAAGTGGATAGGAGCAGGCAAAAGCAgcatgatgatgatgaggagGAGCAAATCATGGCCTGGTCGGAAAGGAGGGAAGAAAAACAATAGCAGTAACAGTGTTTATGTGGCACCACAAGGTTGTTTCTCCGTCTACGTTGGACCCGAAATGCAGAGGTTCTTCATTAAGACAGAGTACGCTAATCACCCTCTGTTCAAGATGCTTCTGGAAGAAGCAGAATCGGAGTATGGGTACACGAGCCAAGGTCCTTTGGCTCTTCCCTGCAACGTTGACATCTTCTACAAGGTGTTGATGGAAATGGAGTATtctaaaaaacaagaaaaagaaaaagatgaagaagaagaagaaagtcgCTGTTACTGTCTTAAGCGGTCTCCCTCAGCTTATCGTCTTCTTCGCACTTCCTCCACCAAAAGATAA